From a single Paenibacillus sp. FSL R5-0345 genomic region:
- a CDS encoding HAMP domain-containing sensor histidine kinase, producing the protein MNRFKEIVKRIGMILVYFGGVAISWSAAYFLMNWIYSRVGRPSSEYVVQLISVMAGIVILFMMALVSSKLFRGWERVFYKSIIEGLGRIAKGDFNVVLDNTKDYGEFGEIVESINVMASELSQMETMRQDFISNVSHEIQSPLTSIRGFALALQDETLSVESRRHYLNIIVAESTRVSGLSDNLLKLSALESGNFPFENQAYRLDKQLRDTILASEPQWLEKNIEVEAELEELNVTAVKDLMTQVWTNLLHNSIKFTPQNGCIHIKLRSVDERIEVEIQDSGIGISDEDLPRIFDRFYKADKARTASGGGSGLGLSLVKKIVELHKGKVTVASRPGEGTAFIVSLPMQVK; encoded by the coding sequence ATGAATCGATTTAAAGAAATTGTTAAGCGAATCGGGATGATTTTAGTTTATTTCGGAGGCGTTGCGATTAGCTGGAGTGCAGCTTATTTCCTGATGAACTGGATATATAGCAGGGTTGGGCGTCCCTCTTCGGAGTATGTAGTCCAATTAATCAGCGTGATGGCCGGTATTGTAATCTTGTTCATGATGGCATTGGTATCCTCCAAGTTATTCCGGGGCTGGGAACGTGTTTTTTATAAATCGATCATCGAAGGCTTGGGGCGTATTGCTAAAGGTGATTTCAATGTAGTACTGGATAATACTAAGGATTATGGTGAATTCGGTGAGATTGTAGAGAGTATCAACGTCATGGCCAGTGAACTGAGCCAGATGGAGACCATGCGCCAGGATTTTATCTCCAATGTATCGCATGAAATTCAATCTCCACTAACCTCGATTCGGGGGTTTGCTCTTGCGCTGCAGGATGAGACTCTGAGTGTGGAGAGTAGGAGGCACTACCTTAATATTATCGTGGCTGAGAGTACCCGCGTATCTGGGCTCAGTGATAATTTATTGAAGCTGTCCGCGCTTGAATCGGGCAACTTTCCGTTTGAAAATCAGGCTTACCGTCTGGATAAGCAGCTTAGAGATACGATTCTGGCTTCTGAACCACAGTGGCTGGAGAAAAATATAGAGGTAGAGGCTGAATTGGAAGAATTGAATGTAACTGCGGTAAAAGATTTGATGACTCAGGTCTGGACCAATCTTCTTCATAACAGCATTAAATTCACTCCCCAGAATGGATGTATTCATATCAAGCTTCGATCAGTAGATGAGCGCATAGAGGTGGAGATTCAAGATAGCGGGATTGGCATCTCTGACGAAGATTTACCTCGCATCTTTGATCGCTTCTATAAGGCAGACAAAGCTAGAACCGCGAGCGGGGGTGGCAGTGGTCTAGGCCTATCACTGGTTAAGAAAATCGTTGAGCTGCATAAAGGTAAAGTAACCGTAGCTAGCCGACCCGGTGAAGGAACAGCGTTTATAGTGAGCTTGCCAATGCAAGTAAAATAA
- a CDS encoding response regulator transcription factor, producing the protein MTKILVADDDPHIRELVEVFLRAEGMDEIYGASDGLEALQILESNNIDLAIIDVMMPNLDGWELCRRMRQNYDFPILMLTAKGETSQIVKGFELGSDDYLVKPFEPVVLIARVKALLKRYQISAAQRVTVGRLRMNRKTYEVSSEYGEITLPLKEFELLFKLGSYPGQTLTRDRLIEEIWGYDFEGNERTLDVHINRLRERFNQDNYGFVIRTIRGLGYRLEAEA; encoded by the coding sequence ATGACAAAAATACTAGTAGCGGACGACGATCCGCACATCCGCGAATTGGTAGAAGTATTTCTGAGAGCTGAGGGAATGGATGAGATCTATGGAGCTTCCGATGGACTGGAGGCTCTTCAGATACTGGAAAGCAATAATATAGATTTAGCTATTATTGATGTGATGATGCCCAATTTGGACGGCTGGGAGCTATGCCGGCGGATGCGCCAGAACTATGATTTTCCGATTTTAATGCTGACGGCTAAAGGGGAAACCTCACAAATTGTAAAAGGTTTTGAGCTGGGTAGTGATGACTATCTCGTTAAGCCTTTTGAGCCAGTGGTGCTTATTGCACGAGTAAAGGCGCTGCTCAAGCGTTATCAAATTTCTGCTGCACAAAGAGTGACCGTTGGTCGGTTGCGAATGAACCGTAAAACGTATGAGGTCTCCTCAGAGTACGGAGAAATCACTTTGCCGCTTAAGGAATTTGAGCTGTTGTTTAAGCTAGGCAGCTATCCAGGTCAGACATTGACTAGAGACAGACTGATCGAAGAGATTTGGGGTTATGATTTTGAGGGGAATGAACGAACACTAGATGTGCATATCAATCGTTTGCGTGAAAGATTTAATCAGGATAACTATGGGTTCGTTATTCGTACCATTCGGGGGTTAGGCTATCGGTTGGAGGCTGAGGCATGA